A genomic region of Castor canadensis chromosome 16, mCasCan1.hap1v2, whole genome shotgun sequence contains the following coding sequences:
- the Mgat4b gene encoding alpha-1,3-mannosyl-glycoprotein 4-beta-N-acetylglucosaminyltransferase B: MRLRNGTFLTLLLFCLCAFLSLSWYAALSGQKGDVVDIYQREFLALRDRLHAAEQESLKRSKELNLVLDEIKRAVSERQALRDGEGNRTWGRLTEDPRLKPWNVSHRHVLHLPTVFHHLPHLLAKESSLQPAVRVGQGRTGVSVVMGIPSVRREVHSYLTDTLRSLISELSPQEKEDSVIVVLIAETDPQYTSAVTENIKALFPTEIHSGLLEVISPSPHFYPDFSRLRESFGDPKERVRWRTKQNLDYCFLMMYAQSKGIYYVQLEDDIVAKPNYLSTMKNFALQQPSEDWMILEFSQLGFIGKMFKSLDLSLIVEFVLMFYRDKPIDWLLDHILWVKVCNPEKDAKHCDRQKANLRIRFKPSLFQHVGTHSSLAGKIQKLKDKDFGKQALRKEHVNPPAEVSTSLKTYQHFTLEKAYLREDFFWAFTPAAGDFIRFRFFQPLRLERFFFRSGNIEHPEDKLFNTSVEVLPFDNPQSEKEALQEGRSATLRYPRSPDGYLQIGSFYKGVAEGEVDPAFGPLEALRLSIQTDSPVWVILSEIFLKKAD, encoded by the exons GCGACGTGGTGGACATTTACCAGCGGGAGTTTCTGGCGCTGCGCGACCGTTTGCACGCTGCTGAGCAGGAGAGCCTTAAGCGCTCCAAGGAGCTCAACCTGGTGCTGGACGAGATCAAGAGGGCCGTGTCGGAGAGGCAGGCGCTGCGAGACGGAGAGGGCAATCGCACCTGGGGTCGTCTAACAG AGGACCCCCGACTGAAGCCGTGGAACGTCTCCCACAGGCACGTGCTGCACCTGCCCACCGTCTTCCACCACCTGCCGCACCTACTGGCCAAGGAGAGCAGTCTGCAGCCTGCGGTGCGCGTGGGCCAGGGCCGCACTGGAG TGTCCGTGGTGATGGGCATTCCGAGCGTGCGACGCGAGGTGCACTCGTACCTGACAGACACGCTGCGCTCACTCATCTCCGAGCTGAGTCCCCAGGAGAAGGAAGACTCGGTCATCGTGGTGCTGATCGCCGAG ACTGACCCACAGTACACGTCAGCAGTGACGGAGAACATCAAAGCCCT GTTCCCCACAGAGATCCATTCTGGGCTCCTGGAAGTCATCTCACCTTCCCCCCACTTCTACCCTGACTTCTCCCGCCTCCGAGAGTCCTTTGGGGACCCCAAGGAAAGAGTCAG GTGGAGGACCAAACAGAACCTCGACTACTGTTTCCTCATGATGTATGCGCAGTCCAAAGGCATCTACTACGTGCAG CTAGAGGACGACATCGTAGCCAAGCCCAACTACCTGAGCACCATGAAGAACTTCGCCCTCCAGCAGCCCTCGGAGGACTGGATGATCCTGGAGTTCTCACAGCTGGGCTTCATTG ggaAGATGTTCAAGTCGCTGGACCTCAGCCTCATTGTGGAGTTCGTCCTCATGTTCTACCGGGACAAGCCCATCGACTGGCTCCTGGACCACATTCTGTGGGTGAAGGTCTGCAACCCCGAGAAGGATGCG AAGCATTGTGACCGGCAGAAGGCCAACCTTCGGATCcgcttcaaaccctccctcttcCAGCATGTGGGCACACATTCCTCGCTGGCGGGCAAGATACAGAAACTGAAG GACAAGGACTTTGGGAAACAAGCCCTGCGGAAGGAGCATGTGAACCCGCCAGCGGAGGTGAGCACGAGCCTCAAGACGTACCAGCACTTCACCCTGGAGAAGGCCTATCTGCGCGAGGACTTCTTCTGGGCCTTCACGCCCGCCGCGGGGGACTTCATCCGCTTCCGCTTTTTCCAGCCACTGCGCCTTGAGCG GTTCTTCTTCCGCAGCGGAAACATCGAGCACCCAGAGGACAAGCTCTTCAACACATCCGTGGAGGTGCTGCCCTTTGAC AACCCACAGTCGGAGAAGGAGGCCCTACAGGAGGGTCGCTCAGCCACTCTACGGTACCCCCGGAGCCCTGATGGCTACCTCCAGATAG GCTCCTTCTACAAGGGTGTTGCAGAAGGTGAGGTGGACCCTGCCTTTGGCCCCCTGGAAGCACTGCGCCTCTCCATCCAGACTGACTCCCCGGTGTGGGTCATTCTGAGCGAG ATCTTCCTGAAAAAGGCAGACTAA